Proteins from one Ficedula albicollis isolate OC2 chromosome 3, FicAlb1.5, whole genome shotgun sequence genomic window:
- the LYRM2 gene encoding LYR motif-containing protein 2: protein MAAGRLPPGALTLRQFLRRQQVLQLYRKILRAIREVPAEQDRRYLKDWAREEFKRNKDATEEDAIRMMITQGNMQLQELQRTLRLAKS from the exons ATGGCCGCCGGGCGCCTCCCGCCGGGCGCGCTCACCCTCAGGCAG TTCCTGAGGCGGCAGCAGGTCCTTCAGCTGTACCGCAAGATCCTGCGGGCTATCCGGGAGGTCCCTGCTGAGCAGGATCGCCGCTACTTAAAGGACTGGGCCAGGGAGGAATTCAAGAGAAATAAGGATGCTACAGAAGAG GATGCAATCAGGATGATGATTACTCAAGGCAACATGCAACTTCAGGAACTTCAGAGAACACTTAGGCTGGCGAAATCCTGA